From one Branchiostoma floridae strain S238N-H82 chromosome 3, Bfl_VNyyK, whole genome shotgun sequence genomic stretch:
- the LOC118410983 gene encoding CCR4-NOT transcription complex subunit 6-like isoform X2 translates to MVLSMPKDKYDNSNTRNGRRSHKIMSAEDVASGKKSHWPELEITGTIRNLSPQLWRMNHLTSLYLNDNHLTRLPPDVAKLTMLRCLDLSCNKLRSLPAELGDLINLRELLLNNNMLRVLPYELGRLFQLQIMGLNGNPLSHEILSIYGEQNGTAKLLAYMLDNLAVTHNLPPQRPWITLEQPNRSRPHAIFSVMCYNVLCDKYATRQIYGYCPSWALGWEYRKKGILHEILNFTADIISLQEVETEQYHTFFLPELRQHGYDGIFSPKSRAKTMGDTEKKYVDGCAIFFKTNKFQLVKEHLVEFNKMAMENAEGSADMLNRVMTKDNIGIAALLETKDGFAETSAYPPEVNPRQLVLVANAHMHWDPEFSDVKIIQTMMFMSALKNIMEEACHSFRPGSSNKMDISNVPVIFCGDLNSLPDSGVVEYLATGRISTSHLDFKELAYSECLGNFSCADHKPSEVTHSFKLKQAYESDILPHTNYTFDFKGVIDYIFHSELLTCLGVLGPYDPHYFSENKIIGCPHPHIPSDHIPLLSEFELQLPYGPLNGLPNGLHIARR, encoded by the exons ATGGTGTTAAGCATGCCTAAAGATAAATATGACAACTCGAACACCAGAAATGGCCGGCGATCACACAAGATTATGTCTGCAGAGGACGTGGCGTCTGGGAAAAAATCACACTGGCCTGAACTTGAGATCACAG GAACGATACGTAACCTCAGCCCACAGCTGTGGAGGATGAACCACCTGACTTCCCTCTACCTGAATGACAACCATCTGACCAGGCTTCCCCCCGATGTCGCCAAGCTCACCATGCTACGATGTCTGGACCTGTCCTGCAACAAACTGAGGAGTCTACCGGCAGAACTGGGAGACCTTATCAACCTCAG GGAACTCTTACTGAACAACAACATGCTGCGAGTGCTGCCGTACGAGCTGGGCAGACTATTCCAACTGCAGATAATGGGGCTGAATGGAAACCCGCTCTCTCACGAGATCCTCAGCATCTACGGAGAACAGAACGGAACGGCCAAGTTGTTAGCATACATGCTTGATAACTtggcag TTACCCACAACTTGCCACCGCAAAGACCGTGGATAACGTTGGAGCAGCCCAACAGGTCGCGACCTCACGCCATCTTCTCGGTCATGTGCTACAACGTGCTGTGCGACAAGTACGCCACCAGACAAATCTATGGCTACTGTCCGTCCTGGGCGCTAGGGTGGGAGTACAGAAAGAAGGGGATACTACACGAGATCCTCAACTTCACAGCCGACATCATCAGTTTACAA GAAGTAGAAACAGAACAGTATCACACGTTCTTCCTTCCGGAGCTGAGACAGCACGGGTATGATGGAATTTTCAGCCCCAAGTCTCGAGCCAAGACAATGGGTGACACAGAGAAGAAATACGTAGATGGTTGTGCCATCTTCTTCAAGACTAATAA GTTCCAGCTGGTAAAAGAACACTTGGTTGAGTTTAACAAGATGGCGATGGAAAACGCGGAAGGCTCGGCAGACATGCTGAACAGGGTCATGACCAAGGACAACATCGGCATCGCCGCTCTGCTCGAAACCAAGGATGGCTTTGCAGAAACGTCAG CCTACCCACCTGAAGTAAATCCAAGGCAGCTCGTTCTGGTGGCCAACGCCCACATGCACTGGGACCCGGAGTTCTCAGACGTCAAGATCATCCAGACGATGATGTTCATGAGCGCGCTGAAGAACATCATGGAGGAGGCCTGTCACAGTTTCAGGCCCGGCTCCTCCAACAAGATGGACATCAGCAACGTACCCGTCATCTTCTGTGGGGATCTCAATTCCTTACCAGACTCAG GTGTGGTAGAATACCTGGCGACAGGTCGAATATCAACATCGCATCTGGACTTTAAGGAGTTGGCGTACAGCGAGTGTCTGGGGAACTTCAGCTGTGCCGACCACAAGCCCAGCGAAGTCACCCATTCCTTCAAGCTGAAGCAGGCGTACGAGAGCGACATCCTCCCCCACACCAACTACACGTTCGACTTCAAGGGCGTGATCGACTACATCTTCCACTCGGAACTGCTGACGTGCCTCGGAGTGCTGGGCCCGTACGATCCTCACTACTTCTCGGAGAACAAGATCATCGGATGCCCCCATCCACACATTCCATCAGACCACATCCCTCTGCTCTCGGAGTTCGAGTTGCAGCTTCCCTACGGCCCCCTGAATGGCCTCCCCAACGGCCTGCACATAGCCCGGAGATAA
- the LOC118410983 gene encoding CCR4-NOT transcription complex subunit 6-like isoform X1: MVLSMPKDKYDNSNTRNGRRSHKIMSAEDVASGKKSHWPELEITGTIRNLSPQLWRMNHLTSLYLNDNHLTRLPPDVAKLTMLRCLDLSCNKLRSLPAELGDLINLRELLLNNNMLRVLPYELGRLFQLQIMGLNGNPLSHEILSIYGEQNGTAKLLAYMLDNLAGTFTHNLPPQRPWITLEQPNRSRPHAIFSVMCYNVLCDKYATRQIYGYCPSWALGWEYRKKGILHEILNFTADIISLQEVETEQYHTFFLPELRQHGYDGIFSPKSRAKTMGDTEKKYVDGCAIFFKTNKFQLVKEHLVEFNKMAMENAEGSADMLNRVMTKDNIGIAALLETKDGFAETSAYPPEVNPRQLVLVANAHMHWDPEFSDVKIIQTMMFMSALKNIMEEACHSFRPGSSNKMDISNVPVIFCGDLNSLPDSGVVEYLATGRISTSHLDFKELAYSECLGNFSCADHKPSEVTHSFKLKQAYESDILPHTNYTFDFKGVIDYIFHSELLTCLGVLGPYDPHYFSENKIIGCPHPHIPSDHIPLLSEFELQLPYGPLNGLPNGLHIARR, translated from the exons ATGGTGTTAAGCATGCCTAAAGATAAATATGACAACTCGAACACCAGAAATGGCCGGCGATCACACAAGATTATGTCTGCAGAGGACGTGGCGTCTGGGAAAAAATCACACTGGCCTGAACTTGAGATCACAG GAACGATACGTAACCTCAGCCCACAGCTGTGGAGGATGAACCACCTGACTTCCCTCTACCTGAATGACAACCATCTGACCAGGCTTCCCCCCGATGTCGCCAAGCTCACCATGCTACGATGTCTGGACCTGTCCTGCAACAAACTGAGGAGTCTACCGGCAGAACTGGGAGACCTTATCAACCTCAG GGAACTCTTACTGAACAACAACATGCTGCGAGTGCTGCCGTACGAGCTGGGCAGACTATTCCAACTGCAGATAATGGGGCTGAATGGAAACCCGCTCTCTCACGAGATCCTCAGCATCTACGGAGAACAGAACGGAACGGCCAAGTTGTTAGCATACATGCTTGATAACTtggcaggtacat TTACCCACAACTTGCCACCGCAAAGACCGTGGATAACGTTGGAGCAGCCCAACAGGTCGCGACCTCACGCCATCTTCTCGGTCATGTGCTACAACGTGCTGTGCGACAAGTACGCCACCAGACAAATCTATGGCTACTGTCCGTCCTGGGCGCTAGGGTGGGAGTACAGAAAGAAGGGGATACTACACGAGATCCTCAACTTCACAGCCGACATCATCAGTTTACAA GAAGTAGAAACAGAACAGTATCACACGTTCTTCCTTCCGGAGCTGAGACAGCACGGGTATGATGGAATTTTCAGCCCCAAGTCTCGAGCCAAGACAATGGGTGACACAGAGAAGAAATACGTAGATGGTTGTGCCATCTTCTTCAAGACTAATAA GTTCCAGCTGGTAAAAGAACACTTGGTTGAGTTTAACAAGATGGCGATGGAAAACGCGGAAGGCTCGGCAGACATGCTGAACAGGGTCATGACCAAGGACAACATCGGCATCGCCGCTCTGCTCGAAACCAAGGATGGCTTTGCAGAAACGTCAG CCTACCCACCTGAAGTAAATCCAAGGCAGCTCGTTCTGGTGGCCAACGCCCACATGCACTGGGACCCGGAGTTCTCAGACGTCAAGATCATCCAGACGATGATGTTCATGAGCGCGCTGAAGAACATCATGGAGGAGGCCTGTCACAGTTTCAGGCCCGGCTCCTCCAACAAGATGGACATCAGCAACGTACCCGTCATCTTCTGTGGGGATCTCAATTCCTTACCAGACTCAG GTGTGGTAGAATACCTGGCGACAGGTCGAATATCAACATCGCATCTGGACTTTAAGGAGTTGGCGTACAGCGAGTGTCTGGGGAACTTCAGCTGTGCCGACCACAAGCCCAGCGAAGTCACCCATTCCTTCAAGCTGAAGCAGGCGTACGAGAGCGACATCCTCCCCCACACCAACTACACGTTCGACTTCAAGGGCGTGATCGACTACATCTTCCACTCGGAACTGCTGACGTGCCTCGGAGTGCTGGGCCCGTACGATCCTCACTACTTCTCGGAGAACAAGATCATCGGATGCCCCCATCCACACATTCCATCAGACCACATCCCTCTGCTCTCGGAGTTCGAGTTGCAGCTTCCCTACGGCCCCCTGAATGGCCTCCCCAACGGCCTGCACATAGCCCGGAGATAA